A single window of Calditrichota bacterium DNA harbors:
- a CDS encoding YceI family protein: MMTIKPTNHPRRLIAKAALLALLTAGGLQAKPLTLKVEAGPPNLITFTSRAPLETIVGKTAQISGSLRFDPADLTAEASAVLIVQMATLNTDNRVRDGHMRDNHLHTDIHPISRFTLTRLIPSEIKAMPSGATILMKAEGEFLCHGVSRQITPDIKAKWDEVSGRLDVTATFKVTLADYGIPRPQFLVMKLEETQDIEVKFVATKSE, translated from the coding sequence CCGACTGATCGCCAAAGCCGCTCTCCTGGCGCTGCTGACAGCCGGCGGCTTGCAAGCCAAGCCGTTGACGCTCAAGGTCGAAGCCGGCCCACCGAATCTGATAACCTTCACCTCGCGCGCCCCGCTCGAGACGATTGTTGGCAAAACAGCGCAGATCAGCGGCTCGCTCCGGTTCGACCCGGCCGACCTGACGGCCGAAGCGAGCGCGGTGCTGATTGTCCAAATGGCGACGCTCAACACCGACAACCGCGTCCGCGACGGCCATATGCGCGACAACCATCTCCATACGGATATTCATCCGATCAGCCGCTTCACGCTGACCCGTCTTATTCCTTCGGAAATCAAAGCGATGCCTTCCGGAGCGACAATACTGATGAAGGCTGAAGGTGAATTCCTCTGCCATGGTGTTTCAAGGCAAATTACGCCGGATATCAAGGCTAAATGGGACGAGGTATCGGGTCGGCTTGATGTAACCGCAACATTCAAAGTCACTCTCGCCGATTATGGCATCCCCCGGCCGCAGTTTCTGGTGATGAAACTCGAGGAGACCCAGGACATCGAGGTGAAGTTCGTCGCGACGAAGAGCGAGTAG